In the genome of Massilibacillus massiliensis, one region contains:
- the pseI gene encoding pseudaminic acid synthase: MKIQSRTKPFIIAEMSGNHNQSLERALKIVELAAKSGVDALKIQTYTADTMTLDINEREFFIKDKNSLWEGASLYNLYQKAYTPWEWHEPIFQRCKELGIIGFSTPFDSTSVEFLESLDVPFYKIASFENVDLPLIKKVSQTGKPIIASTGMASLAELDDLVQTARVNGCTDLILLKCTSSYPSTPAGTNLLTIPHMKQLFNCNVGLSDHTLGIGAAVASIALGATVIEKHFTISRANGGVDSAFSLEPAEMKMLVEEANRAYEAMGQVHYGISEQEKKSLQFRRSLYIVEDMRNGDVITEKNMRAIRPGLGLSPKYYDAFYGKRVCRNVKKGTPVQWDLI, encoded by the coding sequence TTGAAAATACAAAGTAGAACAAAACCTTTTATTATTGCAGAAATGTCAGGAAACCATAATCAATCTTTAGAACGAGCTTTGAAAATTGTAGAATTGGCTGCAAAAAGTGGCGTGGATGCGTTAAAAATTCAAACTTATACAGCGGATACAATGACTTTAGATATTAATGAAAGAGAGTTTTTTATTAAAGATAAAAATAGTTTATGGGAAGGCGCTTCTTTATATAATTTATACCAGAAGGCATATACACCGTGGGAATGGCATGAGCCGATATTTCAGCGGTGTAAAGAACTTGGGATCATTGGGTTTAGTACACCTTTTGATTCGACATCAGTGGAGTTTCTTGAAAGCTTAGATGTACCATTTTATAAAATTGCTTCTTTTGAAAATGTTGATTTGCCACTAATTAAGAAGGTTTCGCAAACTGGTAAGCCGATTATTGCTTCGACAGGGATGGCTTCGTTAGCTGAACTTGATGATTTGGTACAAACAGCAAGAGTAAATGGTTGTACAGATTTGATATTACTGAAATGTACAAGCAGTTATCCATCAACACCAGCAGGAACAAATTTATTAACAATTCCACATATGAAACAGCTCTTTAATTGTAATGTTGGATTATCCGATCATACTTTAGGTATAGGAGCGGCAGTTGCAAGTATTGCATTAGGAGCAACGGTCATAGAAAAACATTTTACAATTTCACGTGCAAATGGAGGCGTAGATTCTGCATTCTCATTAGAGCCAGCAGAAATGAAAATGTTGGTTGAAGAAGCGAATCGTGCTTATGAAGCTATGGGACAAGTACATTATGGCATTAGTGAACAGGAAAAAAAATCTTTACAATTTAGACGTAGCTTATATATTGTGGAAGATATGAGAAATGGTGATGTGATTACGGAGAAGAATATGCGGGCGATTCGACCAGGCCTAGGGCTGAGCCCGAAATATTATGATGCTTTTTATGGAAAGCGAGTATGTAGAAATGTAAAAAAAGGAACTCCTGTACAATGGGATCTTATTTAA
- the pseH gene encoding UDP-4-amino-4,6-dideoxy-N-acetyl-beta-L-altrosamine N-acetyltransferase, protein MFKLMPIDEQNLKLILQWRNAKRIRECMVNDEVITWQEHLQWFENLKTRNDREVLAFLVENRPVGIVSFIDIDRMHHHCHWGFYIGEENAPKGCGTIMAYYALSYAFEKYKVHKINSEVIDYNVKSINYHRSLGFEQNGKMLDELFREDKYIDLVLFTLFKEKWNQIKENVYRKGLEKIGIDKFENTK, encoded by the coding sequence ATGTTTAAACTAATGCCAATTGATGAGCAAAATTTAAAATTGATTTTGCAATGGCGGAATGCCAAACGTATAAGAGAATGTATGGTTAATGATGAAGTGATTACATGGCAAGAACATCTTCAATGGTTTGAAAATTTAAAGACGCGAAATGATAGAGAAGTTTTAGCTTTTCTTGTGGAAAATAGACCTGTAGGAATTGTATCATTTATTGATATTGATAGAATGCATCATCATTGTCATTGGGGATTTTATATTGGGGAAGAGAATGCTCCAAAAGGCTGTGGGACAATAATGGCTTATTATGCGTTGTCTTATGCATTTGAGAAATATAAAGTTCATAAAATTAATAGTGAAGTAATTGATTATAATGTAAAGAGTATTAATTATCATAGAAGCTTAGGATTTGAGCAAAATGGAAAGATGCTAGATGAACTTTTTCGAGAAGATAAGTATATTGATTTAGTACTATTTACTTTATTTAAAGAAAAATGGAATCAAATAAAGGAAAATGTTTATCGAAAAGGGTTAGAAAAGATAGGGATTGATAAATTTGAAAATACAAAGTAG